Genomic window (Candidatus Nitrosocosmicus franklandus):
TCTGTATAACCCTTCCTGCATCAAGTAGATGAAAACATACTTTGGATCTGTCAATACTATAATAGCAAAATTTGCTCCACCTATCCATTTTCCGCTAGTGCTGTCGTCTGACAATTTTTTTAGGTTATCTTGTTCCTTTATAACTATGAATCTCCAATGTTGAGTATTTAGACCGCTACCACTATATCTTGCAGAATCAAGGATTGTAGATATTATGTGCGAGGGGACATTCTCTTTGCCAAATTTTCTTATATCCAGTTTTGTGACAATACATTCCTGAGTGTTCATACACTACTGCACTATATACTAGGATTCAGGAATATTTAAGAAATTTTGATTCTTGTTAATATTAAAACCGTGTATGGAGTAGTATAACAAGTTTTTTCCATTTTTCGTAGAGGACTCTTAACTATTCTAATACGTAACGTCACGAGTTCTGAAGAAGTGGATGTAGAATGAGATAATAACTTATGTACATGCCAGATCGGTACTGAATACTAATATTTAACAATTTACCCTATGTGTACATATATTACACTGCGTAATACTTATAAACATGTTTTAACATACACCTGTATGAATAAACCTAAGAAATTAATAGAATTGTCCATCACAAACACAACAAAACAAATGAAGAGACTTCAAAAATTACCCCAGCGCAATAAAAAGTAACTGATCGGATCATTTCAAGGAGTGCATAATACTTTGCAAACAGA
Coding sequences:
- a CDS encoding nitroreductase family protein, which codes for MNTQECIVTKLDIRKFGKENVPSHIISTILDSARYSGSGLNTQHWRFIVIKEQDNLKKLSDDSTSGKWIGGANFAIIVLTDPKYVFIYLMQEGLYRICS